aCGTATTGAATAGGATTTgtgagggtagtttaggtaacaaatttgagtttaaagagatattaatagttTCATTAACAATAAAATGAGTGTCAAAAGTAAGTCGGGTGTAGTCATGTTCGTTTACCTGCATCTGACACTTCTTCTGAATTCATGGGAGTTGCTTTTCGTTACTCTTTTACAAAGTCACTAGCATATAGCATAAATTCAAAACAGCCAAAGTTTCATGACTCTGGCAAATAGCAAGTTGTTCAATTTTGGATAcagttctaaaaatccccgcttGGCCCCGCCTAGACACTAGGCGCTACGCGGTTGGCCACCGTCCCGATTAATGtctagacgtttgaaaattaagaaaatgacgGAAAATGATGGCTAGACCTGCTGATGCGCCCTCCTGGACCACCTAGGCACCCCCTAGCCCGCCCAAACTTGCCTAGGCACCCACCTAGGTTGCGACTCGCTTAGACTGTAAAAATTTTcactttgtattttattttttttaataaattgtaagagacttattgaatacttaaataaaTACACATTATATATTTGTTCTCCATGTTTTTCCTTAAAttctaatacttcataatatatatgtcattctattttgtagtttatgacacttatttacacgaaatataatagatccacttaaatccgcctagtccgctTAGCAACCAGGCCTCAATCTGCCGCCCAACTAGCCTCTAGCGTCTTTTAGCAGAAATTATCCAAAAACACTGAAAAGTAAAAACAGTGACTAAGATTCGGAGGTGTTTGTAATATCAAACAACCTTAACCTTGCCCTCGGCAGACGTATCCTCGGAAGCAGCTTGGGAGTTGACCGGAGAAATCGCTTTAGGTATTTCCTTAGAGTCGGCCCTTGATTCGGCTCCCTTAGACGCCTCAAGCTCCGCGATTTCGTCTGATAAGCTATGAGGAATTGGAAAGTTGGCCTTTTTGATCATTTCATCACCCCATGGAGATTGAACTTTGGAATCACTAGCAGTTTGATTCCACTCTTCCTGAAGTTCGTGTACAGAAGCATTTAAACCTGGAATTTTTGCTTCCTTTTCTcccaacttcttcttcaaaGCCCCAATCTCATTTAGCTGTTCATTGACTTTTAGAGAAGCTGCACTGTTTTTTGTCTGCAATGATAATAAATCAGCATTTAGTGCATTCATTTTCTTCTTGTCAAGCTCCACTTGTCGTAGAATCTTTTTCATTTCATGGTTTAGCATTTTATTTGATTCCCTGAGTGCTATGCACTCTTTGTTTGAAGAGTCCAGTGCATATGTCATCATCGTCTTGAAGGTTAGGTACCTTTTCTGATCAATGCTCCTAGCACTCTTGAACTCATTGAAAAGATCTACACTTAAGGTTCCATTCATGCCAATGATGTATCTCTGATGAATGGCATCGAGTTTGCTCATTTCCTCTTTGTACAGTTGATCGAACTGTGCTTGAGCTTCATTTATATTGATGCCTTCATGTTCTTCATCATTTTGCTTCCTtttctgtttcttctttttcttcttcaaatttttatcaaCCTCTGCCATCTCATCTTTGTTTGCTTCCTCTTTTTGGTGGGAATGGTCATCCAATTTATCATCTTCAGGTTGAGCATAAGGAATGACATcactttgctttcttttcttcgttcttgttttttcttgttttttcttcgAAGATTCTTCTTGTGGATGAGCACAAGGAATGACACCATCAATCTGCACACAATCACATTATATAGTTGTTAACTTACATAGTaatgtaattattttttgttgataaacaAAGTCAAAGATTGATAAACAAACCACTTCTAGAACTGCAAATTGGAATTATTTACGAATTTGCAGTAagacactatttctgaaattgtaaactgttattattttgtataaTTGTTTACTgacaatattttgttgttaattGTGCTTCTAAATAAAGAGATCATTATTTTTATAGAATTGCAAATTGAAAACAGCTATACAAATGCACTATTTCTAGAAGCGAAAAcatgaaatatttgtgaaattgTAAACTGCAAATAGTCATTATTTACTGAAATGTAGGGTGAAATAACTTGATTATTGGTCATTACCTTGATTTGTTCAACTGGGACATCTTTGATTGCTTTGTGTATCATACTTGTATCCCATCTTGCAATTGCCGGAATCATGTTTTCTCGTCCTTTGACCGTCTTAACCACATTTGTATGAAGACATATCCAATACTGTATGAATCAGTAAACTAAAGTTAGTTTtgtgaaatttataaaaaaacaattcatGCTCTTCGTACTATTATTCTTATTTCTTACCAAAACAAAGACGGTGCAGCCACTAATTGTTGGTTCTTctcctctattttttttcttcttctgtgcTTTGTTTATCATCTTGAGGAGGTAATCTTTCACTCCTTTCGCCCAGTTATATTTACTGATCTCATCCAACTCCCCACATATCTTTAAGAAACTCCAGGTAATATACGTGCCAGAATTAGCAAAAAGAAGTGATTGGATGAGATGAGCACAGATTATGGAAGCGGTATCTTTAACACCTTGAGGAGATTGGTCCAGGAGTGATTTTTCATAGGCTTCTATTAGTTGCTTCCTTTTGACAACTTTTGCATGCTTAAAGTATTTGTCAATGAAGGGGTCCTCTTTTCCATGTTTCGTGGACTTGTCCGTGTTTGGAAGCTCCACTCCTCTGTTGTTCAGACCAAATATCTGAACAACATCATCGTTCGTTATTCCCTTTGCTTCATTATCTCCAAACTTAAATTTTTGCTCCTTTGAGTTGTAGCATTGCATGATCTTTATTAAATCCATACCGGACTTCTTCTTTCTATCCGTGGCGATCAATATGTCATCCATGTACATTTTTAGTAGACTCCAAAACGGTGTCTTGGCTAACTCGTCGCAGATGTCTTGACGGTGTTGAAGCGTAGGCTTGTACAATTGCATGGCATCTGCAAAGCCCGTCATGTTGCATCTATATTGCAGAtaatccttcttcttttttgttgggCTTTTCTTAGCAAAAGTCTTTATCCTCGGTTTCTTGGTTTCTTTCATCTGCAACAATGACAGTTTAAAAATTTGACACTATTTCTTGAACTACAgtaaaataactcacactatttttgGAACTAAAGTAAGATaacacactatttctgaaactgaaccaaaataacccacactatttctggaactataGCAAAATAACACATATTACTCTACTTCTAGCAAGTGTCTTTTACCATGTAAATAAAACCTTCATATCAAATATTAACCAATTCTTACCCTCTCTGGCTGAATGACATCATTTGAAGGCATGCGGTTTGGATCTTGAGGAGCAATTTCTTTGTCCCAAAAACTGGGAAGTGGAACTAAAGCATTACTTTCCCCTGCAAGCACCAACCAGCAATTTGGTGAACAATATTCACCTAGACCAAATAATAAATACAGAAAGATAACCTATTGGAACAATTATCAGTCACCAAAACTGATCAGGAAGCATTGACATGTGATCATATTATACAGCTCAAAACTCGCAAGAATAAACACCCTAAACACAAACATCAGCAGAACAATACAGGCCATCAAACACAAGCACAATTCAGCTAATTCTTACCGGAAACCAGTCTCATGCGTTTGCGCTTTCTTAAGCTCACCATGGTTGATTTTATGTCATTGATCTCTTGGTGGCCGTTCTCATGTACCAAGCTACTTCTTCGATAAAGAAACAGATAAATCAAAGTGACGTCTTGTATTCAAGTGGAATTGATAAAGCAATTGAAACTACTATAACATGTTTTTGGATACTGATGTAGCCTGATATATATGTATGAACAAGGTACCCCACCAAAAGAGCAAAACATAATTCAAGTAACAAATGAGAAGGAGCCTTGAAGGAACTGGCAACCAGTAAATTCATTAGCAACAGTCTGACGGTTAAAGGCACGGCGGATGAAACCTAATATTTACAATGAGCAAGATGAAAGACCACCCAATAGTCACATGATCAGAGAGTGAAACTCGATTTCAATTGGTAAAGCTGTAAATAACTGGTAAACGTTTTCGTCACACAGCTTCAAAAAGcacctaaattaaaaaaaaaattcataatttctGAACCCGGAAAGTTAGAGCTGTTAGTAAAATACAAAAAGCAGCAAAACCCATAAGACAAAATGTAAACTCGAACTCCAAAGACACTCTCACACAAAGCCATAACATAAAAATCAAGAACAACCCACAAAGCCATCAACAAATAATTACCCTTTTTTACTTGAATCTCATCAATGCAAAATGCCCATGGCCAGAAACCCAGTACACAATCCAGGATTGAAAGAGCCATCAAAGAAAAAGCAAATGGAAAGAGAAAGTCAGTACCTTTGCAGCTCAAGAGGGCAGAGTGAGTTGGTACCCAGAAAGTCAAATGATCAGAAAACTCAGTAAACAAACCAGTAATGAGATTCCTGGACCACccattaagagaaaaaaaaaggaagaaacaagCGATCGGGAAGAAAAAAGTTGGTACTTTTTGCAGCTCAGGAGGTAAGAGTGAGACTATCAGAGCGAGTCGGAGGAATCCTTGAAAGCGGGAGGAGATGGGGATTTAAGGAAGGGGGAATGTGGAGAGGGTCTTGCTCGGGAAGACGGATGGTTATGCCTTCTGAGTTGATGCTCAGTAGTAGCCGAGAGGATCTTCCTTCTGAGTTAAAGCTCAATAGTAGTCAGTAAACTCAGTACACCCATTGCGCCCATGGAAAATTGCTTACTACCGACAACACCCAACATAACTAATGAAGTTTATTTTAAGGAATTGTTATTTCCATTTGGTAATTCAAATTTTCTgtaattagaaataaaataagcttgtgaagagtgtaaaataagatttttaaagtgttaataacaattttctttaatttattacaAATTTGGTCCACAAATTTGGGCCTCAAGCTATTTTCTGTCCTCAATTTGTTTCAGAGTTTTTGAAAAGATAATGTTATTCACATACCTATATTTACCTCTTATatacccttgttaatttttttcattgatctttttcaatccATTCAATTTGACAGCCAGAAATTGAGAACGGTGCGTGAGAGGTAAAACTAGTGTATGAATAACACCACTCTTTTTATGTGTTCAatgagaaaagaaatgaaaagagaaTATTTTTCGAACATCATTTGTTGGTCTCTCAaacattcttctttatttttaatcattagattaaataaatcaaataacaaaaaacagaaataattaaacaaaaatatgtaaaaaagaaaaagtgtgtTTATCATTTCCTAATTCCTATCCTTTTTTAGTATAGTGATATCTGTGCTTGCGTGCATGATCTAACTGATATGTAGTATTAATCTCATGTCATTTGCGTTTCAAAGGAGCAAGACTTTGAAAAAGAATTTAGTCCTAAATCTTTCTGTACTCTTCTGCCTTTGGAGCTGCAAAATCCTCCACAACCGCACCACGAGCGGCCATGCTGAGATCCTCGCGCAACTTCTCAACCTTCTGCAAAAGCTCCCTCAACTGCATTTGGTTAGGTTCACCATCAGCAAGTCTACCTCTCGCATGAGCTCTACCTTTTCCCACAGCTTCTCCTGTTTTAGCTTATCCATCGTGGCTTGCAAGCTGCCTATCTTGTTCTCAAGCTGAAAGGTGCAAGACTCTGGGAACTTTACTTGGCTCAGCGAGGAATTTACTTGGCTGCTTAGAGATACATCACCCCCCTGGGTCGTTTACTTGGTTCTCCGAGGATTTAACCTGGCTGCTTGGAGATACGTCAGCTTCAAGGTCTTTTACTTGGCTATGCAAGGATTCATTTTGGCTGCTTAGAGATACGTCAGCTTCCGGGTATTTTACTAGGCTCTGCAAGGATTCAACTTGGCTGCTTAGAACTTTATCCCCTGGGTCTTTTACTTGGCTCTCCATGGATTTAACTTGGCCGGTTAGAGATACATCAAACCCCGGATCATTTACTTGATTCTCCAAGGAACTAACTTGGCTGCTTTGAGATACGTCAGCCCAAAGAGAATCCCCATTTTTCTGAAAATGCAGCTTGTGTATACGAGAGTGTCCTGCCTCATTTCCCACAGTTACAAAAGCAGGCAAAGCCAGCACCGCATCAGTGAAACTCTTAGCCGAAGCCCCTATAGCAGTCCTATTCTGGTAGTATTACAGTTGGAACATACACACATCTTATTAGTTATTAGACATCAATTTAGAAATCAAGACATACTGATCAAGCATTGAATCTTATGTACTTGAGTTTTACGAGAAATTTATGCACCAGAATATAAATCGCATCAAAACTTTCCTAATAAATCGCATTGTATCTTAAACTGTTGTTAAACATGATAAAACCTTCAAAGAAAACAGTGTTACATCTGATGtaagttataaaataatatggACTGATTGGTAATCCATTCTTACCCCCTCTGGACGATTAATTACATTATTTGAACATGTGGGATGTGAACTTTTTGGTTTTTCATGGTTGGGATATTGCGAAGCAGTTCTGATGTCAGAGAACTTAGGAAGTGGAGTTCTCCCTGCAAAAAGACCAACAATCTGTGTGGAAAAAAAATCCTTAAGAATAAACAAAAACCTAGTGGATCAGATTGTTTCTTCTCCAAAAGAACATCAAAACCAATTAGTCATAAACTCATTACTAGTATAATCACATTTCAACAAGTATTTACCAGCACATAGTCTATAGTGTGTGTGTCTTCTTAAGCTCACCATTGTTGATTCCCAACTCGATGCAAAGAGCTCGCTTGGCGGCCTGCCCTTTCTGATGATGTATCCTTCCATAAAACAAGCAGACTAATTACCATGTAGCAGATACATAGTGAGAATGACTTAACAATTAAACTGTCATAAATCACACACATCAGACCACTTAAACAGATTGTGTTTAGCATTTCACCAACCGAATTTACAAATAACATTCGAAGCTTAAAGATTCGACTAAACTAATGTCTATAATGAATAAGAGAAACAGCACCTACCAGTCAGATCATCAAACCTTGTATTTCGATTTGGATTGCTACCACGAAAAACAAACTTATTCTCTCAATTCGGGCTATTGGAATTAAAAGGAAACAGCAGAAGCAAGCAACATCTTTTCTCTCGACTGGGTTTATTATCTTCGTTTATACAAAAAGGGGGTTTgagtttcaaaagaaaaaacccaCCAACATACCCAGTCACCCAGCTAAAAAGCAAAACCCAATAtccaaaatattaaatatacaaACCAGAACATCGATAGAAACCCAGCAACCCAACAACAAAGAAGAACCCTTGTGTCCCTTGAAGCTCACAAATGCAAAATACCCATTACCAGAAACTCAGTAAGAAAGCAAGAAATCAAAAACCCAGTAAGAAAAAACAACGAAGAATCCATTGGGAATGGAAAGTCGTTTCCTTCGTACCTGAGGAGGAGGCAGATAGTCAGATGATGTTGTTGAATCCCTGAGAAATGGAGAGCGAGCCGAATGAGACCGCTTGCTCAAAGTCTCTGCATCAACCGCGTTCTATTCTTGTTTTCTTTCCCGTTTTCTTCGGGTTCAGACCGTGAGAGCCACGGCGTCGTCTTGAGAGATCCGTGAGAGTAAATCACGGTCGTCGAACACAGGATCGTTGAATGATCTTGATTGGTTTATGACACTTGAGCTCTGATGCACTTGCCCACAGCGTAAAACTTTACTTTTGCACAAACCGAGTTCCGGTCCTTATGTTATTATTTTGGGCTTGCAGGCCTTTCGGGCTTTTCCTTGGAAGTGAACCTATGACCCAAATAAACATCctaaaagttttgttttttctttcttttagtgAAGTTTTCACTTTTCAGATGACGTATGATTACTTACTCGAAATGAAAGAAGTTGCTATTAGATAGAAAAAAATCGACCAAAACTGATGAcagggaaagaaaaagaagattttGAGTGCATTGAAGATAGTGTATGTGATGCACGATAAATTTGGACAGGTCATGGTTGGATTTTGATAATCTAAATTCAAGTATTTAAATACCAGTGCATCTATATACGCATACACTAGTGCTTTGAACGACTATATTTGCATGACTGAATTTGAGCAGTTTCAATTAAACCGTCTAAATACCAGTTAAGAGAATTCAAGCGATTGTAATAATTCTTTTTGTACAGTGGatttaattgttaaatcatTCGATCGACTTTGTAATATAAATGCTAATTGATCTTTTGAATGATAATATATACTTACTTAGTTGTATATCAGTGTTGATCCCCACTAACATTTTAATCACCGAAAGGGATATTCTAGGAGAGGCCAACAAAAGAACGTTTCAATATACATCTCTCTTTGGACACAGAAAATCATACATCCATGACTATGAGTAGACTTCTAATGCATTGGCGTGTATAGATTTTGAtagttttaattcaaaaattCTACTTTTATCATgcatttgttttattatttgtatcATTTATTTAATAGAAATATGACTCACATGTGTTAGTAGGCTTTACCTTTATTAGAAAGATAATATAAACAATGATATTAAATACCGATGTATCTTGTGCTCACATATATGGAAACATTGAATGCTTGGACTTTCATGGCCAAGTTTTGATAGTGTCATTTTAGTCGTTTAAACACTAATATGTGTCATACACTCCTACAGTTTAGTGCATTGAACAACtaaattttagtaatttcagtTTGGGTGGATATTTAACAATGGACCCAATGCAATTGAAGGCTTAGGCGTGCGCAAAACAGAAAGGGGTTGGGCTGGGAAAGGTGGCAGCCCATGATGAATTTAAAAACCCTTTTCTGGCAATTAATAGGCAGCAAACATATGTGAGAAGTGACAAGTAACAGAAGGCAACTCACCTTCAGCAAAAAGCACTTTTCCATGGCATGGGTAGGTAATTAATAAAGCAGATGATGACTCACCATGCTCTGGAGGCCATCACCAAAAGGGAAAGCTTGAACACTCGTGCTAAGAAATCTATAAAAGTAGCAAAGGATACGAGCATAAGTCTCTCTGTCAACCAATCAGAAAAGCCATACTTAACTTTGTACTCAACAGCAAAAAGCTAGAAAGCCTTAGTTTGTTCACCCCCTTACCCCTTGTTAGTTGTAGGTCCACCATAGAAAGCTATCTTGTCAGTTTTTTAGAAACTCTGCTACCATCCCCTTTGTTGTAGTATCGAATCCCTTTAAATATAAACCTTGTTTGTATTTTCATTTTCCAAGACTTCAATCTTTGTAAAATACAAGAAGTGTTTGCAAGAAAACAAACATTGCCAGCCAAGATTGTAATCTTGCCCGAATCTCCTCTATTTGTACTTACATAAAGTAAATCTGTTGGTTATGCATCTTTCATTAGTTCTTATGTGATTTTTAACTACATTTgctattaattttatttatgattAACCCTGTTGACTAATAATTCTTGTTTTCTTGTTGTCGGCCTAAATTGATAACTaaggaaataacttgaataatCTTGATTCCCTTCGTAAACTAACATATggtattataaataaaaattctttgatctaaaaggcaagaaaagaacttgtaaacacgaaaattcttgtaacgaatgaaacgagaacccgtgtacaaagtagatttgtattgatttgaatttgtagggttacaatctttgtttacaattttcctttgattcaatcttcaaatttgatgtacaTGCGTAGGCTGTTGATCCAGGGGtcacgatgacttgatctcagaCGAACGATTGAACGATTGCCTCAAGTTTCAAGCTTGAAACAACACTTGGATGGTCTTCACCTCAAAGCTGCGGCAAAGGGTGATGTTGATGCAGGATttcgttgattcaagggtgtcatgccccgatcccgacatacgtccaggatcgacacgtgatATCATCAAATACCCGTCTCTAACATACCTCGCCTCCGGAAAAAAGGCAAAACATAACCTAAGATCCAACTGCACAATAATTCTTTGTAGACTTTATGGCTGCATTTAACATTctcgttagactacctacgtaccctaaatagggatcaagccattcgtagttcattacTTCACTACACTTGAACATTCATCACATAAGTCATTATGTCCCAACAAAATATCACAAAGCATATCATGCAATATTTCAAAGAACAAACGACGAAACACAATCATATTCTCTCGCcatatttatcaacaagtctagtcataacaataacaatgaTATCCAACATAATAATCCCACAAGACGAAtaacatttccacttcatccatcgcATAAATCATCACGTTCCCACATAAAATCACAATTCATAGCGTGTAACATATTAAAGAATTAACAAAGCACAATATTattctctagaaatattaatcaaccaaaataatcataataacaacactcatatccaacgtcattccacaataccgtcaattaatcaattcgtgAATCAAGATGCACAATCTTAgcatttaattacgttaatcaagcaataaaataacaaaacattTCATGAATTTAACCAAGGAACTCCATATAATTCCCCACTTGGATTATGAGTAAtaaacatggtaattctaatttatattcacaatatctattgtgggtaattcccatccactcgaatttaggattctaagatcaCCTTACGGAAATGAACAAGtgcaaggattccggaccactcaacggaatccaacaacatcgggttccgaaccactcaacggaaccaaaatatcaagcggtttctcGTAATCTACCTAGACCTGTCATATGTCAATGCCTACATTATGGGATTGGTGCACTAGCAAATTAGGCACTCAGATAAGCTGCGAGGCTCaggtgagtgacaataatataagcatgtgatacaataataaaaccaaccatcaatcacaatttataaaccttgaatataaatcattcataagaaatcaataccaaactGTTGAAAATTCCGAGGGAGTCACCCAAACATCCAACAGTTTGTCTGAAACAATCACAACATCTCACAACCATATTCTCATACACACAATGAAAAGTAGGGTTAGAGCGACACAATTCGGCCGAAGCCTACATCTTTGAAGCTATCTCAATCCAAACTCAATGAAACCTAAGGTGGATACaatcccggaccatcactcaacggaatcgcagaGTAAGAGGGATtccagaccatcactcaacggaattgcGAAGTAATAGGGATTCCGGAATTGCGGAAGGCTAACAACCATAATGTACGATGGCTCAAAGGAATGAGACCATCACAAGTTACTTAATTTACAAAAGCTCAACCAAGGGAAATAAGGCACAAATACTAAATTTAGAACGGATCAACAAAGCTGAAATGAAACAACATCAAAGCAACAAATCCCCATCACAATGGGTTAACGGACCTCATCATTTCATCACATCATGCcattcaaacaaattaaaccatATTTCAATATATATACGTCAAATCTCATTTCATAAACTTAATCAAAGGCTAAGCataaaaataacaattcaatagGAAACATATGTATAACACCAAGTCATATCCACACAGGATAACAATTACGAAAACAAGGTAATCAccaatatcacatatattaaagtcactcaccgaGATAAGCCGCAAAGCCTCACAGAGCCTCCATTAATACTAATTTTAACTGAATATTAAGTTCTATAATGCATTGaggtttggtgacgatccaacggtcgaattATCGTCAATCACCCAAACAAGTGGTGGTCCAATttgatcaccacaccaaacaattgaattttgggaaaccgagctagacataggttcacaaggtcactagaaggtatttgGAACCTAGACAACACTCGTGAACGATCCCACGCACCGCCACACGCGATGGTAGTCAAGATGGAGGGTTTGGAAATCCCaaattttcaa
This genomic stretch from Pyrus communis chromosome 2, drPyrComm1.1, whole genome shotgun sequence harbors:
- the LOC137726205 gene encoding uncharacterized protein — its product is MVSLRKRKRMRLVSGESNALVPLPSFWDKEIAPQDPNRMPSNDVIQPERMKETKKPRIKTFAKKSPTKKKKDYLQYRCNMTGFADAMQLYKPTLQHRQDICDELAKTPFWSLLKMYMDDILIATDRKKKSGMDLIKIMQCYNSKEQKFKFGDNEAKGITNDDVVQIFGLNNRGVELPNTDKSTKHGKEDPFIDKYFKHAKVVKRKQLIEAYEKSLLDQSPQGVKDTASIICAHLIQSLLFANSGTYITWSFLKICGELDEISKYNWAKGVKDYLLKMINKAQKKKKNRGEEPTISGCTVFVLYWICLHTNVVKTVKGRENMIPAIARWDTSMIHKAIKDVPVEQIKIDGVIPCAHPQEESSKKKQEKTRTKKRKQSDVIPYAQPEDDKLDDHSHQKEEANKDEMAEVDKNLKKKKKKQKRKQNDEEHEGININEAQAQFDQLYKEEMSKLDAIHQRYIIGMNGTLSVDLFNEFKSARSIDQKRYLTFKTMMTYALDSSNKECIALRESNKMLNHEMKKILRQVELDKKKMNALNADLLSLQTKNSAASLKVNEQLNEIGALKKKLGEKEAKIPGLNASVHELQEEWNQTASDSKVQSPWGDEMIKKANFPIPHSLSDEIAELEASKGAESRADSKEIPKAISPVNSQAASEDTSAEGKVKVV
- the LOC137724791 gene encoding probable GPI-anchored adhesin-like protein PGA55, producing the protein MASRACGLIRLALHFSGIQQHHLTICLLLRIHHQKGQAAKRALCIELGINNGRTPLPKFSDIRTASQYPNHEKPKSSHPTCSNNVINRPEGNRTAIGASAKSFTDAVLALPAFVTVGNEAGHSRIHKLHFQKNGDSLWADVSQSSQVSSLENQVNDPGFDVSLTGQVKSMESQVKDPGDKVLSSQVESLQSLVKYPEADVSLSSQNESLHSQVKDLEADVSPSSQVKSSENQVNDPGG